Proteins from one Apis cerana isolate GH-2021 linkage group LG11, AcerK_1.0, whole genome shotgun sequence genomic window:
- the LOC107995800 gene encoding mannose-1-phosphate guanyltransferase beta, whose protein sequence is MQRKRKKLETMRAVILVGGYGTRLRPLTLSRPKPLVEFANKPMLLHQIEALVETNVTEVILAVSYRAEEMERDLSEEVKKLGVHLIFSHEPEPLGTAGPLALVHDLLCSGDEPFFVLNSDIICDFPFMQLLEFHKSHGREGTIIVTKVEEPSKYGVVVYRDDGKIENFVEKPQEFISNKINAGMYILNPSVLKRIELKPTSIEKEIFPNMARDGELYAMELTGFWMDVGQPKDFLKGMSMYLTSLRQKSPAKLYSGPGVVGNVLIDETAKIGKDCRIGPNVTIGPGVVLSDGCCIKRSTILKAAIIKEHAWLDGCIVGWRSVVGRWVRMEGTTVLGEDVIVKDELYINGGQVLPHKNISSSVPEPQIIM, encoded by the exons atgcaaaggaaaagaaaaaaattagaaacaatgAGAGCTGTAATTCTTGTTGGTGGATATGGAACTAGATTAAGACCCTTAACATTAAGTCGACCAAAACCATTAGTAGAATTTGCTAATAAACCAATGCTTTTACATCAAATAGAAGCTCTG GTAGAGACAAATGTGACAGAAGTAATATTAGCTGTATCTTATCGGGCAGAAGAAATGGAAAGAGATTTGAGTgaagaagttaaaaaattaggagttcatttgattttttcacATGAACCAGAACCACTTGGCACTGCAGGACCACTTGCACTTGTACATGATCTATTGTGTTCAGGAGATGAaccattttttgttttaaattctgATATTATTTGTGACTTTCCATTTATGCAACTtttagaatttcataaaaGTCATGGTAGAGAAGGTACTATAATTGTAACTAAAGTAGAAGAACCATCAAAATATGGTGTAGTAGTATATAGAGATgatggaaaaatagaaaattttgtagaaaagccacaagaatttatttcaaataaaattaatgcag gcATGTATATTTTGAATCCAAGTGtcttaaaaagaatagaattgaAACCAACaagtatagaaaaagaaatttttccgaaTATGGCTCGCGATGGAGAATTATATGCAATGGAACTAACAGGATTTTGGATGGATGTTGGACAACCAAAAGATTTTCTTAAAGGAATGAGCATGTACTTGACATCTCTAAGACAAAAGTCTCcagcaaaattatattctggTCCAGGAGTAGTAGGAAATGTTTTAATAGATGAAACGGCAAAGATTGGCAAAGATTGCAGAATAGGACCGAATGTTACAATTGGTCCTGGTGTTGTTTTATCCGATGGTTGTTGCATTAAAAGAAGTACTATTCTTAAGGCAGCTATAATAAAAGAACATGCATGGCTGGATGG GTGCATTGTGGGCTGGAGAAGTGTTGTAGGACGTTGGGTACGAATGGAAGGTACTACAGTACTTGGTGAAGATGTAATTGTTAAAGATGAGTTATATATTAATGGTGGTCAAGTTTTACCTCACAAGAATATTTCCAGTTCTGTACCAGAACCACAAATAATCATGTGa
- the LOC107995799 gene encoding uncharacterized protein LOC107995799 → MDEIFEILDNCHLNNDKCEETTTNMIEINCIQNLKKEINKLFANIRCNLGSVEYTNLNKMLANCYLKTGNELEAIFHLIESHAVILRQQILHRCIKTEMRKLILNVQQTYGLKSSYVGFNINNKNKIENIKTILFDLPKEWYMIQITGQYKSSDIFTYTRNKSDTMHEIYITVLPTGIKEVEPLCLALPKPKLHSSYDICYEIQKLLSNNRSELETTYANNELYWKMRERQNENMKTAMHALEHIWLREWRILFMADPINKQNLVTDIVQMIDKLISDHKTSKVISKRSTWLLKKIALAACFLTKEEIARAVKYVLSDYDKLADSVILSIFGKLSCMQELKNATRKTLVLIIDEHMDYIPFESMEILKFHPITRFPSLHIAYALFKEHEDTIENGCKIIRVKDDMGTCIVNPSGNLSKMEKRMRLFIEYWLPNWRSWYNIEPQEEVFEDSLINRDILMYNGHGNGIQYLPGEQIERLRVKSIVLLFGCSSVKLLNVGGRYPPYGISNQYLIASSPCVLGMLWEVTDADTDKMTTNFISNWIPSPLNRPWTDVDINMWCLGILKFLKNSHKSSQNLSIEPEMLRAVAKSKDVCSHYMTAAAIIVRGLPIKLI, encoded by the exons atggacgaaatttttgaaattttagacaattgtcatttaaataatgataaatgtgaagaaacaacaacaaatatgatagaaattaattgtatacaaaatttaaagaaagagatcaataaattatttgcgaATATACGATGCAATTTAGGAAGTGTTGAATAcacaaatcttaataaaatgttagcaaattgttatttaaag actgGTAATGAACTTGAAGctatatttcatttgattgaATCACATGCTGTAATTCTTCGACAACAAATATTACATAGATGTATAAAAACAGAAatgcgaaaattaattttaaatgtacaaCAAACTTATGGGCTTAAATCTTCTTATGTGggattcaatataaataacaaaaataaaattgaaaatataaaaacaatacttTTTGATTTGCCCAaag aatggtATATGATCCAAATCACTGGACAATATAAATCttcagatatttttacatatactaGAAATAAATCGGATACAAtgcatgaaatatatattactgtaTTACCAACAGGAATTAAAGAAGTAGAACCCTTGTGTCTAGCATTACCAAAACCTAAGTTACATTCTTCATATGATATTTgttatgaaattcaaaaattactttcaaataATAGATCAGAATTAGAAACTACATATGCAAATAATGAATTGTATtggaaaatgagagagagacaaaatgaaaatatgaag aCTGCTATGCATGCATTAGAACATATATGGTTACGAGAATGGAGAATCTTATTTATGGCAGATCcaataaacaaacaaaatttagTAACAGATATTGTACAAATGATAGATAAACTTATATCTGATCACAAAACTTC AAAAGTGATATCAAAAAGATCTACgtggttattaaaaaaaatagcattAGCAGCATGTTTTCttacaaaagaagaaatagcACGTGCTGTAAAATATGTACTTTCTGATTATGATAAACTTGCAGACAGTGTTATACTAtctatatttggaaaattatcttGTATGCAAGAGTTAAAAAATGCAACTAGGAAAAcattagttttaataattgatgaa catATGGATTATATACCTTTTGAATctatggaaattttaaaatttcatccaaTTACACGCTTTCCATCATTGCACATTGCATATGCTTTATTTAAAGAACATGAGGATACAATAGAAAATGGCTGTAAAATAATTCGAGTAAAAGATGATATGGGTACATGTATTGTTAATCCTTCAGGTAACTTatcaaaaatggaaaaacgcatgagattatttattgaatattggtTACCAAATTGGAGAAGTTGGTATAATATTGAACCACAGGAAGAAGTTTTTGAAGACTCATTAATTAATCgagatatattaat gtATAATGGTCATGGAAATGGAATACAATATTTACCAGGAGAACAAATAGAAAGACTTAGAGTAAaatcaattgttttattatttggcTGTAGCAGTGTAAAATTACTTAATGTAGGAGGACGTTATCCACCATATggaatttcaaatcaatatttaatagcaAGCag tccTTGTGTACTTGGTATGTTATGGGAAGTTACAGATGCTGATACTGATAAAATGACAACGAATTTCATCAGTAATTGGATTCCATCACCATTAAATAGACCATGGACTGATGTTGATATTAATATGTGGTGTTTGGGTATTCTAA aatttttaaagaattcacATAAAAGCTCTCAGAACTTATCTATAGAACCTGAGATGTTGAGAGCAGTTGCAAAATCTAAAGATGTTTGTTCTCATTACATGACCGCGGCTGCAATAATAGTACGAGGACTACCAATAAAGCTTATTTGa
- the LOC107995949 gene encoding UDP-N-acetylhexosamine pyrophosphorylase isoform X2, protein MESLQRKLIECGQEHLLKFYDELSDKEKEELCQDISELNFMDVISYFDSAIYASLNISTLDDKVSPIPKENIASVKTTDKEQLKMYEELGFQEIANGQVAVLLMAGGQGTRLGVTYPKGIYNVGLPSGKTLFQLQAERILRLENMAKEKYGKDGEITWYILTSEATHDITISFLQQHNYFNLKEKNCKAFKQAPDGNGGVYQALITQGILDDMIKRGIHSVHVHSVDNILIKVADPIFIGYCLSLQTDCGVKVIEKCSPNEPVGIVCKVNDIFKVVEYSEISKETAELYSNDGQLMYNAANICNHYFTVDFLYSIAKYHEKEMELHAAKKKIPYIDEDGNRNEPKIPNGIKIEKFIFDVFKFAKNLAVWEGIREEDFSPLKNADSVGQDCPSTARNDVLKLHKKWLLNAGAISVSGDIEISPLLSYAGENLNHVKGQLLEGPCVLE, encoded by the exons ATGGAATCTcttcaaagaaaattgattgagTGCGGCCAGGAACATTTATTAAAGTTCTATGATGAATTAtcagataaagaaaaagaggagctTTGTCAAGATATATCTGAATTGAATTTCATGGatgtaatatcatattttgataGTGCAATATATGCTTCTTTGAATATAAGTACATTAGATGATAAAGTATCTCCTATtcctaaagaaaatattgcatCTGTTAAAACCACTGATAaggaacaattaaaaatgtatgaagAATTAGGATTCCAAGAAATAGCAAATGGGCAAGTAGCTGTATTATTAATGGCTGGTGGTCAAGGTACTAGATTAGGTGTAACTTACCCCAAAGGTATATACAATGTTGGTTTACCTTCTGGAAAGACACTTTTTCAACTACAGGCAGAAAGAATACTTCGTTTGGAAAATATGGCAAAGGAAAAATATGGGAAAGATGGAGAAATTACATG gtATATATTAACCAGTGAAGCTACTCATGATATAACAATATCGTTTCTACAAcagcataattattttaatttaaaagaaaaaaattgtaaagccTTTAAACAAG ctCCAGATGGAAATGGGGGAGTATATCAAGCTTTAATAACACAAGGAATATTGGATGATATGATAAAACGTGGAATTCATAGTGTTCATGTTCATTCAGttgataatatcttaataaaagtAGCAGATCCTATTTTTATTGGATACTGCTTATCTTTACAAACTGATTGTGGAGTTAAAGTCATAGAAAAATGTTCCCCAAATGAACCAGTGGGAATTGTATGTAAA gttaatgatatatttaaagttgTAGAGTACagtgaaatttcaaaagaaacggctgaattatattctaatgatGGACAACTAATGTATAATGCAGCAAATATATGCAATCATTATTTCACtgtagattttttatatagcatTGCTAAGTatcatgaaaaagaaatggaacttCATgctgctaaaaaaaaaataccatatATTGACGAAGATGGAAACCGAAATGAACCCAAGATTCCTAATGgtattaaaattgagaaattcatatttgatgtatttaaatttgcaaaaaatttagcAGTTTGGGAAGGAATTCGTGAAGAAGATTTCAGTCCTTTAAAAAATGCAGATTCCGTTGGTCAAGATTGTCCAAGTACTGCACGAAATGATGTACTTAAACTTCATAAAAAGTGGTTGTTAAATGCAGGAGCTATATCTGTGTCAGGTGATATagaaatatctcctttattatcttatgctggagaaaatttaaatcatgtaAAAGGACAATTATTGGAAGGACCTTGTGTATTGGAATAA
- the LOC107995949 gene encoding UDP-N-acetylhexosamine pyrophosphorylase isoform X3, protein MESLQRKLIECGQEHLLKFYDELSDKEKEELCQDISELNFMDVISYFDSAIYASLNISTLDDKVSPIPKENIASVKTTDKEQLKMYEELGFQEIANGQVAVLLMAGGQGTRLGVTYPKGIYNVGLPSGKTLFQLQAERILRLENMAKEKYGKDGEITWYILTSEATHDITISFLQQHNYFNLKEKNCKAFKQDGNGGVYQALITQGILDDMIKRGIHSVHVHSVDNILIKVADPIFIGYCLSLQTDCGVKVIEKCSPNEPVGIVCKVNDIFKVVEYSEISKETAELYSNDGQLMYNAANICNHYFTVDFLYSIAKYHEKEMELHAAKKKIPYIDEDGNRNEPKIPNGIKIEKFIFDVFKFAKNLAVWEGIREEDFSPLKNADSVGQDCPSTARNDVLKLHKKWLLNAGAISVSGDIEISPLLSYAGENLNHVKGQLLEGPCVLE, encoded by the exons ATGGAATCTcttcaaagaaaattgattgagTGCGGCCAGGAACATTTATTAAAGTTCTATGATGAATTAtcagataaagaaaaagaggagctTTGTCAAGATATATCTGAATTGAATTTCATGGatgtaatatcatattttgataGTGCAATATATGCTTCTTTGAATATAAGTACATTAGATGATAAAGTATCTCCTATtcctaaagaaaatattgcatCTGTTAAAACCACTGATAaggaacaattaaaaatgtatgaagAATTAGGATTCCAAGAAATAGCAAATGGGCAAGTAGCTGTATTATTAATGGCTGGTGGTCAAGGTACTAGATTAGGTGTAACTTACCCCAAAGGTATATACAATGTTGGTTTACCTTCTGGAAAGACACTTTTTCAACTACAGGCAGAAAGAATACTTCGTTTGGAAAATATGGCAAAGGAAAAATATGGGAAAGATGGAGAAATTACATG gtATATATTAACCAGTGAAGCTACTCATGATATAACAATATCGTTTCTACAAcagcataattattttaatttaaaagaaaaaaattgtaaagccTTTAAACAAG ATGGAAATGGGGGAGTATATCAAGCTTTAATAACACAAGGAATATTGGATGATATGATAAAACGTGGAATTCATAGTGTTCATGTTCATTCAGttgataatatcttaataaaagtAGCAGATCCTATTTTTATTGGATACTGCTTATCTTTACAAACTGATTGTGGAGTTAAAGTCATAGAAAAATGTTCCCCAAATGAACCAGTGGGAATTGTATGTAAA gttaatgatatatttaaagttgTAGAGTACagtgaaatttcaaaagaaacggctgaattatattctaatgatGGACAACTAATGTATAATGCAGCAAATATATGCAATCATTATTTCACtgtagattttttatatagcatTGCTAAGTatcatgaaaaagaaatggaacttCATgctgctaaaaaaaaaataccatatATTGACGAAGATGGAAACCGAAATGAACCCAAGATTCCTAATGgtattaaaattgagaaattcatatttgatgtatttaaatttgcaaaaaatttagcAGTTTGGGAAGGAATTCGTGAAGAAGATTTCAGTCCTTTAAAAAATGCAGATTCCGTTGGTCAAGATTGTCCAAGTACTGCACGAAATGATGTACTTAAACTTCATAAAAAGTGGTTGTTAAATGCAGGAGCTATATCTGTGTCAGGTGATATagaaatatctcctttattatcttatgctggagaaaatttaaatcatgtaAAAGGACAATTATTGGAAGGACCTTGTGTATTGGAATAA
- the LOC107995949 gene encoding UDP-N-acetylhexosamine pyrophosphorylase isoform X1 → MESLQRKLIECGQEHLLKFYDELSDKEKEELCQDISELNFMDVISYFDSAIYASLNISTLDDKVSPIPKENIASVKTTDKEQLKMYEELGFQEIANGQVAVLLMAGGQGTRLGVTYPKGIYNVGLPSGKTLFQLQAERILRLENMAKEKYGKDGEITWYILTSEATHDITISFLQQHNYFNLKEKNCKAFKQGMLPCFTLDGKIILDKKYKISKAPDGNGGVYQALITQGILDDMIKRGIHSVHVHSVDNILIKVADPIFIGYCLSLQTDCGVKVIEKCSPNEPVGIVCKVNDIFKVVEYSEISKETAELYSNDGQLMYNAANICNHYFTVDFLYSIAKYHEKEMELHAAKKKIPYIDEDGNRNEPKIPNGIKIEKFIFDVFKFAKNLAVWEGIREEDFSPLKNADSVGQDCPSTARNDVLKLHKKWLLNAGAISVSGDIEISPLLSYAGENLNHVKGQLLEGPCVLE, encoded by the exons ATGGAATCTcttcaaagaaaattgattgagTGCGGCCAGGAACATTTATTAAAGTTCTATGATGAATTAtcagataaagaaaaagaggagctTTGTCAAGATATATCTGAATTGAATTTCATGGatgtaatatcatattttgataGTGCAATATATGCTTCTTTGAATATAAGTACATTAGATGATAAAGTATCTCCTATtcctaaagaaaatattgcatCTGTTAAAACCACTGATAaggaacaattaaaaatgtatgaagAATTAGGATTCCAAGAAATAGCAAATGGGCAAGTAGCTGTATTATTAATGGCTGGTGGTCAAGGTACTAGATTAGGTGTAACTTACCCCAAAGGTATATACAATGTTGGTTTACCTTCTGGAAAGACACTTTTTCAACTACAGGCAGAAAGAATACTTCGTTTGGAAAATATGGCAAAGGAAAAATATGGGAAAGATGGAGAAATTACATG gtATATATTAACCAGTGAAGCTACTCATGATATAACAATATCGTTTCTACAAcagcataattattttaatttaaaagaaaaaaattgtaaagccTTTAAACAAGGTATGTTACCATGTTTTACAttggatggaaaaattattttggataaaaaatataaaatttcgaaagctCCAGATGGAAATGGGGGAGTATATCAAGCTTTAATAACACAAGGAATATTGGATGATATGATAAAACGTGGAATTCATAGTGTTCATGTTCATTCAGttgataatatcttaataaaagtAGCAGATCCTATTTTTATTGGATACTGCTTATCTTTACAAACTGATTGTGGAGTTAAAGTCATAGAAAAATGTTCCCCAAATGAACCAGTGGGAATTGTATGTAAA gttaatgatatatttaaagttgTAGAGTACagtgaaatttcaaaagaaacggctgaattatattctaatgatGGACAACTAATGTATAATGCAGCAAATATATGCAATCATTATTTCACtgtagattttttatatagcatTGCTAAGTatcatgaaaaagaaatggaacttCATgctgctaaaaaaaaaataccatatATTGACGAAGATGGAAACCGAAATGAACCCAAGATTCCTAATGgtattaaaattgagaaattcatatttgatgtatttaaatttgcaaaaaatttagcAGTTTGGGAAGGAATTCGTGAAGAAGATTTCAGTCCTTTAAAAAATGCAGATTCCGTTGGTCAAGATTGTCCAAGTACTGCACGAAATGATGTACTTAAACTTCATAAAAAGTGGTTGTTAAATGCAGGAGCTATATCTGTGTCAGGTGATATagaaatatctcctttattatcttatgctggagaaaatttaaatcatgtaAAAGGACAATTATTGGAAGGACCTTGTGTATTGGAATAA
- the LOC107995950 gene encoding ADP-ribosylation factor 6 produces the protein MGKLLSKIFGNKEMRILMLGLDAAGKTTILYKLKLGQSVTTIPTVGFNVETVTYKNVKFNVWDVGGQDKIRPLWRHYYTGTQGLIFVVDCADRDRIDEARQELHRIINDREMRDAIILIFANKQDLPDAMKPHEIQEKLGLTRIRDRNWYVQPSCATTGDGLYEGLTWLTSNHKL, from the exons ATGGGCAAATTGTTGTCAAAGATTTTTGGCAACAAGGAGATGCGAATTTTGATGCTAGGATTGGATGCTGCTGGGAAAACTA CAATACTATATAAACTTAAACTAGGACAGTCTGTAACAACTATACCAACTGTAGGATTCAATGTAGAAACAGTTacctataaaaatgttaagttCAATGTTTGG GATGTTGGAGGTCAGGACAAAATACGTCCGCTTTGGCGTCATTATTATACTGGAACTCAAGGACTTATTTTTGTAGTAGATTGTGCTGACAGGGATCGAATAGATGAAGCACGTCAAGAGCTTCatcgaattataaatgatagagAAATGCGAGatgctattatattaatctttgcAAATAAACAAGATCTTCCAGatg cAATGAAACCACatgaaatacaagaaaaattggGTTTAACTAGGATACGAGATAGAAATTGGTATGTTCAGCCATCATGTGCCACAACTGGAGATGGGCTTTATGAAGGCCTTACATGGTTGACcagtaatcataaattatga
- the LOC107995808 gene encoding syndetin, with translation MEDLKCKFFGLINKQNAIKIPLMGLHPDLLNPSESQKSDEIQSEADQSTESEPIPDQDILESIEGIYFNTDRNFDPCRHELEKLPKILQSKDIEKCYKKLKQQHQVVSKKVLQLILQKQSACNKEFAKILLIQEQLQDVLEICRMGRADLKLAERQFTTASLGILANYQKRQIVEELLNNLNTIKTLQRTGDRLQELLNEKNYPRAISLLLECQSAAQTYKHFHCIAALNGKLQDILEQAEEALDITLSKMCTQFDVAIYTSIQEAYTLLGKTQSAMDQLHMHFTAAIHNTAFAVVHSYAGGDTKKQYKQLCQSVPRESCIICLTELCKSLWTILSSYYLIVNWHNTQKNKIEHKTDIKNLEETFSKQYVKHKLENSMIRVWHDVEMKISIFLMNADLTYIKFEQFVQVLGIVNRLMEIGEELCGFKSENLQESIRKQSLSYFSHYHASRLDELRIFLENDGWELCPVKSNFVATQLQEFKSLKPSLNSCKVWNNFDSSNIGENDSTISTEWIQKYLEGGASPFSIGLDDTMDEDILISNEDNPPAYFSDESDDDIPDELKHEYVDDSDNIKTNKKKCKLKQSGPMVTNTTLSILRICGKYLQMSRLLRSIAVTVIQSMIQFYELCFYTVHLFFTSDLQINSDSLYSPKLKLSLARIKENLIICENDTEDNIKLNSDKVRQPQLSSIVNLSQPEKLHGLTERIVGVESLIFLGQQYESLKAYLEHLIGASPQRGFLHQFYMQTIASTIDLRKPVYMAVASQTFDVANILNLMNKVNWEVTDVMSQHSRYIDALLQEISILNERLKNIGSCLPLADDVYNSIWENVAHLITHTLVEGFSNAKKCSNGGRALMQLDFTQLKSKFEITTSLRPMPHREYVELYIKAYYLPENSLEEWIRDHKEYSVKHLIGLVSSACQNNKKTRQRLIAFIEEQRPAR, from the exons aatgcAATCAAGATACCACTTATGGGTTTGCATCCAGATCTATTAAATCCATCGGAATCACAAAAATCAGATGAAATACAATCAGAAGCTGATCAATCAACAGAAAGTGAACCTATTCCTGATCAAGATATATTAGAATCTATAgaaggaatttattttaatacagatCGTAATTTTGATCCTTGTAGacatgaattagaaaaattaccaAAGATATTGCAATctaaagatattgaaaaatgttacaaaaaacTGAAACAACAACATCAAGttgtttcaaaaaaagttCTACAACTTATTTTGCAAAAGCAGAGTGCTTGTAACAaagaatttgcaaaaattttattaatacaagaaCAGTTACAAGATGTATTAGAAATTTGTAGAATGGGAAGAGCAGATTTAAAATTAGCTGAAAGACAATTTACTACAGCTAGTTTAGGAATTTTAGCAAATTATCAAAAACGACAGATTGTAGaagaattgttaaataatttaaatacaataaaaacattg CAACGTACAGGAGATAGATTGCAAGAATTactaaatgaaaagaattatccTAGAGCAATTTCATTGCTTTTAGAATGTCAAAGTGCAGCACAAACATATAAACATTTCCATTGCATTGCTgctttaaatggaaaattgcaGGATATTTTAGAACAAGCAGAAGAAGCATTGGATATTACATTGTCAAAAATGTGTACACAATTTGATGTAGCAATATATACATCAATCCAAGAAGCTTATACTTTATTAGGAAAAACTCAATCTGCAATGGATCAATTGCATATGCATTTCACTGCTGCAATTCACAATACTGCTTTTGCAGTTGTTCATTCATATGCAGGTGGAGatacaaaaaaacaatataaacaaCTTTGTCAATCAGTACCTCGTGAAAGTTGCATTATTTGTTTAACAGAATTATGTAAATCACTCTGGACAATATTAagttcttattatttaatagtaaattgGCACAacacacaaaaaaataaaattgaacataaaactgatataaaaaatttagaagaaactTTCAGCAAACAGTatgtaaaacataaattagaaaacaGTATGATTCGAGTATGGCATGAcgtcgaaatgaaaatatcgatatttttgatgaATGCTGATTtgacttatattaaatttgaacagTTTGTTCAAGTTTTAGGAATAGTTAATAG attAATGGAAATTGGAGAAGAATTATGTGGTTTCAAATCAGAAAATTTGCAAGAATCTATAAGAAAACaatcattatcatatttttctcattatcaTGCATCAAGATTGGATGaacttagaatatttttagaaaatgatgGTTGGGAACTGTGTCCTGTCAAATCGAATTTTGTAGCAACGCAATTAcaagaatttaaaagtttaaaaccATCATTAAATAGTTGTAAAGtatggaataattttgatagttCGAATATTGGTGAAAATGATAGTACTATAAGTACAGAAtggattcaaaaatatttagaaggaGGTGCATCTCCATTTTCTATAGGTTTAGATGATACAATGgatgaagatattttaataagcaaCGAA gATAATCCTCCAGCATATTTTTCTGATGAATCGGACGATGATATTCCAGATGAATTAAAACATGAATATGTCGATGATTCAGAtaatatcaaaacaaataaaaaaaagtgtaaaCTAAAACAATCAGGACCTATGGTTACAAATACGACACTAAGTATATTGCGAATTTGTGGAAAGTATTTACAAATGTCTAGATTATTACGATCAATTGCAGTCACCGTTATACAGAGTATGATACAGTTTTAcgaattatgtttttatactgtacatttattttttacttcagACTTA caAATAAATAGTGATTCTTTGTATAGTCCAAAATTAAAGTTATCTTTAgcaagaattaaagaaaatttaattatttgtgaaaatgatacggaagataatattaaattaaactctGATAAAGTGCGTCAGCCTCAACTATCTTCCATTGTAAATTTATCACAACCAGAAAAACTTCATGGTTTGACGGAACGTATTGTAGGAGtggaatctttaatatttttaggccAACAATATGAAAGTTTGAAAGCATATCTAGAACATCTTATTGGTGCTAGTCCACAACGTGGTTTTcttcatcaattttatatgcaaaCAATAGCATCAACTATAGATCTAAGGAAACCAGTATATATGGCTGTAGCATCCCAAACATTTGatgttgcaaatattttaaatttgatgaacAAAGTTAATTGGGAAGTGACTGATGTCATGTCCCAACATAGTAGATATATTGATGCATTACTTCag gaaatatctattttaaatgaaagattaaaaaacatCGGGAGTTGTCTTCCTTTAGCAGATGatgtatataattctatttggGAAAATGTAGCACATTTAATAACTCATACATTAGTAGAGGG aTTTTCTAATGctaaaaaatgttcaaatggTGGTAGAGCACTAATGCAACTCGACTTTAcgcaattaaaatcgaaatttgagATAACGACTTCTTTAAGACCAATGCCTCATAGAGAATatgttgaattatatattaaagcgTATTATCTTCCAGAAAATAGTTTGGAGGAATGGATAAGAGATcacaaa gaATATTCTGTTAAACACTTAATTGGTTTAGTTTCTTCAGCTTgtcaaaacaataaaaaaactcGACAACGTTTAATTGCATTCATAGAAGAACAACGTCCTGCTAGATAG